The following are from one region of the Biomphalaria glabrata chromosome 12, xgBioGlab47.1, whole genome shotgun sequence genome:
- the LOC129922099 gene encoding metallo-beta-lactamase domain-containing protein 1-like — MTVTEICDIHYVVCLNGHIEQIGNLNLFSGAVHCVGYDICRHDHYLLHELKEGMPFNIDEDVEIGPTPGHTGNDVSVVVKKANLGVLAGSQKAIKSQRILDKHEEHISSPQMTTSTSECIIIETD, encoded by the exons ATGACAGTCACAGA aaTCTGTGACATCCACTATGTTGTTTGCTTAAATGGACACATAGAACAGATTGGCAACCTCAACCTCTTCTCTGGAGCTGTCCATTGTGTAGGCTATGATATTTGTCGACATGATCATTACTTACTGCATGAGTTGAAAGAG GGGATGCCCTTCAACATAGATGAGGATGTAGAAATTGGGCCAACACCTGGTCATACAGGAAATGATGTGTCGGTGGTGGTGAAGAAGGCTAATCTTGGAGTATTAGCAGGG TCCCAAAAGGCTATAAAAAGTCAGAGGATCTTGGACAAACATGAGGAACACATCAGCTCTCCACAGATGACAACATCCACTTCAGaatgtattattattgaaactgattaa